From Streptomyces yatensis, one genomic window encodes:
- a CDS encoding dihydrofolate reductase family protein, translated as MRRVTYSMGVSLDGYIVGPDGGFNWTAPDEEVFRFVTDEIREVGAHLLGRRLYETMLYWETADQDPSLDDSMLEWAALWKPLPKVVFSTTLSAVQGNARLATGGPAEEIERLRAEPGEGNIAIGGAALAAEVAALGLIDEYRARVYPVLVGGGTPFFPQHERRVDLELVETHTFSSKVVCLRYRVTR; from the coding sequence ATGCGCAGGGTGACCTATTCGATGGGCGTCTCACTTGACGGCTACATCGTCGGGCCGGACGGCGGCTTCAACTGGACGGCGCCCGACGAGGAGGTCTTTCGCTTCGTCACCGACGAGATTCGAGAGGTCGGCGCCCACCTGCTGGGACGACGGCTGTACGAGACGATGCTGTACTGGGAGACCGCCGATCAGGATCCATCGCTCGACGACTCCATGCTCGAATGGGCCGCACTCTGGAAGCCGCTCCCCAAGGTGGTGTTCTCCACCACGCTGTCGGCGGTGCAGGGCAATGCCCGCCTGGCCACCGGCGGCCCGGCGGAGGAGATCGAGCGATTGCGGGCCGAGCCGGGGGAGGGGAACATCGCGATCGGCGGCGCGGCTCTCGCCGCCGAGGTGGCCGCGTTGGGTCTGATCGACGAGTACCGGGCCAGGGTCTACCCGGTGCTGGTCGGCGGCGGCACTCCGTTCTTTCCCCAGCACGAGCGCCGGGTGGATCTCGAACTCGTGGAGACCCACACGTTCAGCTCGAAAGTCGTCTGTCTCCGCTACCGCGTGACGCGCTAG
- a CDS encoding VOC family protein codes for MTLEWRHVIVHSADPAALGQWWAEALGWVVVHSSDVEFAIRPERDRLPGLEFVLLDEPKKAKSRLHLDFVPDDQDAEVARLEAHGARRVDIGQGDQPWVVMADPEGNEFCVLGRRRE; via the coding sequence ATGACCTTGGAATGGCGACACGTCATCGTTCACTCCGCGGATCCGGCGGCTCTGGGGCAGTGGTGGGCCGAGGCTCTTGGCTGGGTTGTGGTCCACTCCTCCGATGTGGAGTTCGCCATCCGCCCGGAGCGGGATCGCCTGCCGGGGTTGGAGTTCGTCCTGCTCGATGAGCCCAAGAAGGCCAAGAGCCGACTGCATCTCGACTTCGTGCCCGATGACCAGGACGCCGAGGTGGCTCGCCTGGAGGCTCATGGCGCACGGCGTGTTGATATCGGGCAGGGCGACCAGCCGTGGGTTGTCATGGCGGACCCCGAAGGCAACGAGTTCTGCGTCCTCGGCCGGCGGCGTGAGTAA
- a CDS encoding DNA polymerase ligase N-terminal domain-containing protein — protein sequence MPTTDDLEEYRRKRDFAKSAEPKGGVSRGEHRDAQSSFVVQIHDATTTHFDFRLEVDGVLKSWAVPKGPSGDPHDKRLAMPTEDHPLEYADFEGTIAEGEYGAGTVILWDEGTYRSTSADRKGKEIPFAEALERGHASFQLRGHKLHGGYALTRIRQGTEREAWLLVKKDDTHGSRHRSPDPARARSVRTRRTLRQVAADADADSGRRR from the coding sequence ATGCCGACCACCGATGATCTTGAGGAATACCGCCGCAAGAGGGATTTCGCGAAGTCGGCGGAGCCGAAGGGCGGCGTGAGCCGTGGCGAGCACCGAGATGCTCAGTCCTCCTTCGTCGTGCAGATCCATGACGCCACCACAACCCACTTCGACTTCCGGCTCGAGGTGGACGGCGTCCTCAAATCGTGGGCCGTCCCCAAGGGGCCTTCCGGCGATCCGCACGACAAGAGGCTCGCCATGCCCACGGAGGACCATCCGCTCGAATACGCTGATTTCGAGGGCACCATCGCCGAAGGCGAGTACGGAGCGGGCACCGTGATCCTGTGGGACGAGGGGACGTACCGCAGCACCTCGGCGGACCGTAAGGGCAAGGAGATCCCGTTCGCCGAAGCCCTCGAACGCGGCCACGCCTCGTTCCAGTTGCGCGGCCACAAACTCCACGGCGGCTACGCGCTCACCCGCATCCGTCAGGGCACGGAGCGGGAAGCGTGGCTCCTGGTGAAGAAGGACGACACGCATGGCTCCCGGCACCGCAGCCCCGATCCGGCCCGGGCCAGGTCCGTACGGACGCGGCGCACACTGCGCCAGGTGGCGGCCGACGCCGACGCGGATTCCGGCCGGCGGCGATGA